GTCCTCGCCACCACCCCGATGGCAGGACACCAGGGACTGCTCTTCCGCCAGCTCTCCGACGACGTGGTGATGGTCGTCCACGACGGCGTCGAGCTGCCCGACGACGAGGCGGAGAAGATGGGCGCGATCGGCGTGCGGCTCGTGCACGGCACCCCGCAGGAGGTCGTCGTCGACGGCGACGACCTGGTCGGCCTGCGGCTGGCCGACGGCTCCGTCCTCGAGCGCGACGCGATCGTCGTGGCGTCGCAGGTCCACGCGCGCGCCGACTACCTCGCCCCGCTCGGCATCGACCCCGTGCCGTTCGAGATGAACGGCACCACGTTCGGCTCGGTCCTGGCCGTCGAGCCGAACGGCGCCACGTCGGTGCCCGGAGTCTTCGCGGCCGGCAACATCACCGACGTCTCGATGATCCTCGTCGCCTCCGCCGCCCACGGCACCCGCGTCGGCGCCTGGATCAACGCCGAGCTCGCCGGCGAGGACGCCGCCGCGGCGGTCGCCGAGCGACGGGCGTCGATGTTCGAGCGGCCCGCGTGGGAGGAGCGCTACTCCGGCGACCGGGTCTGGAGCGGCAGGGTCAACGTCCAGCTCGCCGCCGAGGCCGCCGACCTCGAGCCGGGCCGGGCGCTCGACGTCGGGTGCGGCGAGGGCGGCGACGCGCTCTGGCTGGCCCGGCGCGGCTGGCAGGTCACCGCGTCCGACTTCGCCGAGGCAGCGCTGGAGCGGGTGGCCGCGCACGCCGAGGAGGCCGGCGTCGGCACCCGCGTGGAGACCCGGCTGCTCGACGTCCGCACCTTCGAGCCCGACGGCGAGACCTGGGACCTCGTCACCGCCCACTTCGTGCACCTGCCCGACGGCGGCATGGTCGACGTCGTACGCCGCCTCGCCGGCGCGGTCGCCCCCGGGGGGACGCTGCTGGTGGTCGGCCACGCCCCGAGCGACCTGCACTCCGGCCTGCGGCACGGGCACGTGTCGTTCATGCACACCGCCGACCAGCTGCTCCCGGCGCTCGACGACGACTGGGAGGTCGAGGTGTGCGAGTCGCGCCCCCGCACCCAGGCGCACCCCGAGACCGGCGAGGAGATCGAGATCGTCGACGCGACCCTGCGAGCCCGCCGCAAGGGGTGATCGGTGACGGCGGCGGCCCCGGCACACTGGAGCCATGAGCACTCGGGACGTCGCCCTTCCCCCCGCCCGCACCTGGTGGACCGTGGTCCCCTTCCTCGTCGCGGTGACGGCCGTGGCGGGGATCGGCGGCCTCGCGGCCGGCGGGTCGCAGGCGACCTACCGCGCGCTCGACCTGCCGCCGTACGCCCCGCCGTCGTGGCTCTTCGGCCCGGTGTGGTCGGTGCTCTACCTGATGATCGGCGTGGCCGGCTGGCTGCTGTGGCGTGCCGGCGGGTGGGACCGGGTGATGTGGCTGTGGACCGCCCAGCTGCTGCTCAACCTCGCGTGGACGCCGCTGTTCTTCGCAGCCGACCTCTACACCGTCGCACTGGTCGAGATCCTGTTCCTGGCCGCGTCCGTGGCGCTGCTCATCGCCTGGTCGTGGCGGCGCTCGCGGGTGGCGGCGTGGCTGCTGGTGCCCTACCTCGCGTGGGTCTGCTTCGCGACCGCCCTCAACGCCGGGATCGTCGTCCTCAACTGAGGTCGAGCCGCGCCAGCACCATCGCCGCGAGCCGGTCGACCGGCAGCGCGGGGTCGACGTCCATGCCGTGCTCGTCGGCCCGCAGCGGCTCGAGGGTGTCGAGCTGGGACTCCAGCAGGCTTGGCGGCATGAAGTGGTCGCGGGCGTTCATCCGCTGCAGGACGAGGTGCTTGTCGCCGGTGCAGTGCACGAAGAAGGTGCCGTCTCCCCCGCGTCGCAGCACGTCGCGGTAGGCCACGCGCAGCGCGCTGCAGGTGATGATGGTCGGCTCGTCGCGCGCGTCGCGCTCGGCGGTCCAGTCGGCGAGCGACTCCAGCCAGCCCCAGCGGTCGACGTCGGTGAGCGGCGTGCCGGCCGCCATCTTGGCGACGTTGGCCGGCGGGTGGAAGTCGTCGCCCTCGGCGAAGTCCCAGCCCAGTCGCTCCTGCACCGCCCGCGCCACGGTCGACTTGCCGGAGCCCGACACGCCCATGAAGACCAGGTGGTGGGTCGTCATCCGACCGCCCACACGCCGAGCGCGAGCACGAAGATGCTCAGGCCCAGCGTGGTCTCCAGCACCGTCCAGGTCTTGAGCGTGGTCGTGACGTCCATCCCGAAGAACCGGCTGACCAGCCAGAAGCCCGAGTCGTTGACGTGCGACAGGACGGTCGCACCGGCCGCGATCGCGAGCACGAGCGCGACCAGCTGGAGCGAGGACGGGTCGGCGTCCGCGACACCGGCGGAGATCAACCCGGCCGTCGTGGTGAGCGCCACCGTCGCCGAGCCCTGCGCCACGCGCAGGATGGTGGCGATGACGAACGCGGACACGACCAGCGGCAGCCCGAGGTCGGCCAGCGAGTCGGACAGCGCGTCGCCGATGCCGCTGTAGCGCAGCACACCGCCGAACATGCCGCCCGCGCCGGTGATCAGGATGATCGCGCAGATCGGGCCGAGCGCGTCGTTGAGCAGCGTCTCCACCTCGGTGCGCGAGTGGTGCCGCACGGCGAGGGTGTACGTCGCGACGAGCAGCGCGATGAGGAGCGCGACCGGCGTCTGGCCGATGAAGACGAACGTGTCGACCAGCCCACCCTCGGCGTCGATCGACCCATTGGCGCGCAGCGTCGTGAGGACCGTGTTGGCGCCGATCAGCACCAGCGGCAGCAGCAGGATCCCGAGCACGTGCCCGAAGGACGGGCGGTTCTCGGCGTCGGCCTCGCGCCCGCCGGTGAGCACCGAGTCGTCGATCGGGACGTGCACCTTGCCGAGCGCGCCCAGCGTCACGGCGTAGACGCCGACGAACCACGCGACCACCGCGGCGACCACGCCGACGAGGAGCGTGAGGCCGATGCTGGCGCCGATCTCGGTGGCGGCGGTGACCGGGCCGGGGTGCGGCGGGACGATCGCGTGCATCGCCGCGAACGCGCCGGCAGCGGGCAGGGCGTACATCAGCACCGAGCCGCCGAACCGCTTGGCGACCGAGAAGATGATCGGCAGGAAGACGACGAGGCCGGCGTCGAAGAAGATCGGCAGGCCGAAGAGCAGGGCCGCGACGCCGAGCGCGAGCGGCGCGCGCTTCTCGCCGAACCGGCTGACCAGGGTGTCGGCCAGCACCTGCGCGCCGCCGGTCACCTCCAGGATCCGGCCGATCATCACGCCGAGACCGACGAGCAGGGCGACCGAGCCCAGGGTCGAGCCGAAGGCCGCTATCGCGACGGTGGGGACGTCGGCGACCGGCACCCCGGCCACGACGGCGGTCGCCAGGCTGATCAGCACCAGCGCCACGAAGGCGTGCATGCGCAGCGCGATGATCAGCACGAGCAGGGCGGCGACGGCGACCGCGGCGATGAGCAGCAGGGTGCCCGAGCCGTGGACGGGGGTCATGGGATCCACGAGATACCTCCGAGGTGGGTTCGGAACACCCTAGGTGGCGCCACCCCCACCGCCGTCGGGGTGGTCGCGCCCGGCCAGGACGGCCTTGATCTCGGTCTTGAGGACCTTGCCCACCTTCGAGCGCGGCAGGTCCGCCCAGACGTGCACCTCCTTCGGCGCCTTGACCGACCCGATGCGCTCCTTGACGAAGCCCGTCAGCGCGGCCGCGTCGAGGCTCGCGCCGGGCTGGGCCTGGACGACAGCGACCACGCGCTCGCCCCACTTCTCGTCCGGGAGCCCGACGACCGCGCAGTCCTGGACGGCCTCGTGGGCGAGCACGGCCTGCTCGACCTCGGTGGAGTACACGTTGAAGCCGCCGCTGATGATCATGTCCTTGGCCCGGTCGACGATGTGGAGGAAGCCGTCGTCGTCGAGGAACCCGATGTCGCCGGTGTGCAGCCAGCCGTTGCGCAGGGTCGTGGCGGTGGTGGCGGGGTCGCGCCAGTAGCCCGCCATCACCAGCGACGAGCGGGCGCAGATCTCGCCGCGCTCCCCCGCCGCGACCGGCTGGTCCTGCTCGTCGAGGATCGCGACCTGGACGAGGGGCGAGGGCCGGCCGGCGCTGGACAGCCGCTCGGTCGCGACCGAGCCGTCGGCGCGGAAGTGGTCGGCCGGCGGCATCACCGAGATCATCATGGGCGCCTCGGTCTGGCCGAACAGCTGGGCCATCACCGGGCCGATGCGGGTGAGCGCCTCCTCGAGCCGCGCCGCCGACATCGGCGCCGCGCCGTACCAGAAGCACTGCAGGCTGGTGAGGTCCGTCGCGTCGAGGTCCGGGTGCGCGAGGACCATGTAGACCAGGGTCGGCGGCAGGAAGGTGTGCGTCACGCCGTGCTCCTCGACGAGCCGCAGGAACCTCCCGACGTCGGGCGCGCGCATGATCACGACCTCGCCGCCGAGCGAGAGGACCGGGAAGCACAGCACGCCCGCGGCGTGGGTCAGCGGCGCGAGCGCGAGGTAGACCGGCCGCCCGTCGAACGGGTAGCCGAGCAGCGTCAGCGCGGTCATCGTCTCGAGGTTGGTCGGCGTGAGCATCACGCCCTTGGGCCGGCCGGTGGTGCCGCCGGTGCCGACGAGCATCGCCAGCTCGTCGGGTCCGGGGCGCAGGGGCAGCGCCGGCACCTCGCGGTCCGCGCCCGCGGCGAGGAGCTCGTCGAACGTCAGCGAGCCGCCGTCCGGTCCGTCGAGGCACACCCACGTGTGCACGTCGGGCAGGTCGTCGCGGATCGCGGCGACCAGCGGGGCGTACCCGGACTGGTAGAGCACCACCTCGGCGCCGAAGAGCGCGAGCAGCTCACGGTTCTCCGCGGCCTCGTTGCGTGGGTTGACCGGGCACCAGACCCCTCCGGCCCGGCTGATGCCGAACACGCAGGTGAAGGCGACGGGGTCGTTGGCCGACACGATCGCGACCCGGCCGCCCTCGCCGAGGCCGCGGGCGAGCAGCGCTGCCGCGAGGGCGTACGACGACGCCACCACCTCGGCGTACGACGTCGAGGCGCCGTCGGTGGTCAGGCAGGGGCGGTCGGGGCCGAGGGACGCGCCCTTGTCGAGGTAGTCGTGGAGGCGCATCGCCGTCCCCTCACATCCCCATGCCCCCGTCGACCGGGAGGCCGGCGCCGTTGACGAAGCGAGACTGGTCGGAGGCGAGGAACGCCACGGCGTCGGCCATGTCCTCGACCTCGCCGAGCCGACCCGACGGCGTCAGCTCGACGACCGCCCCGACGGCCTCCTCCGGGCTGGCGTAGAGCCCGAGCTCGGCCATGTCGTTGGCGAGGCCGGCGCCCATCGCGGTCGGGACCAGGCCGGGGTAGATGCAGTTGACCCGGACGCCGTAGCCGAGCTTGCCGGACTCCATCGCCGCGACGCGGGTCATCCGGTCCACGGCGGACTTGGTGCCGGAGTAGATCGCGATCGCGGGGAAGGCGATGGTCGCGGCGACCGACGCGATGTTGATGATCGAGCCGCCCTTCCCCGCCGCCCCGCCCGGGCGCATGGTGCGCAGGCCGTGCTTGAGGCCGAGCGCCGTGCCGAGGACGTTGACGTCGAGCATGGTGCGGATGTCCTCGGTCCGCACCTCGGTGATCAGGCTGCTGATCTCGACGCCCGCGTTGTTGACGAGGACGTCGAGGCCGCCGAGCCGCGCGACGCAGTCGGCCGTGGTCGCCTCCCACCCGGCGTCGTCGGTGACGTCGAGGCGGGCGAACGCGTGGCCGTCGCCCAGGCTCGACGCGACCTCGGCGCCCGCCTCGTTGACGTCGGCCACCATCACCCTCGCCCCGGCCGCGGCGAGCGCTCGGGCCATGCCCTCGCCCAGCCCCTGGGCGCCTCCGGTCACCAGTGCCACGCGTCCGGTCAGGTCGATCCCGCTCATACGCCCTCCTCGGTGGGTTGTGATGGGGCTCACAGTGGACGAGGTTCTTGACAACTGTCAAGAGATCGCCGCGGCGGGGGTTAGGATCCGGGCATGGCAGCCCGTTCCGCGCCCGTCGTCGACGCCCCGTCGGCGCCCGCCGAGGTGCCGCCGACCAAGCATGACCGGCGTCGCGACGAGCTCGCGGAGTCGGCGCTCACCACCCTCGGCGAGCGGGGCTACGCCAGGACCTCGCTGCGCGACATCGCGCACAACTCGCCCTTCTCGCACGGCGTCGTGCACTACTACTTCGCCAGCAAGGAGAGCCTGATCACCTACTGCGTGCGCTTCTACAAGCGCACCTGCGTGACCCGCTACGACGCCATCGTCGAGACGTCGGCGTCGGCCGACGAGCTGCGCGAGCGGTTCGCCGCCAAGCTCGCCGAGACGATCCGCGAGGAGGGCCCGCGCCACCAGCTCTGGTACGACCTGCGCAACCAGTCGATGTTCGAGCCCGCACTGCGCGAGGTGGTCCTGGAGATCGACGGCCAGCTGGAGGCGATGATCTGGCGGGTGGTGAGCCGCTACGCCGAGCTCGCCGGCCGGCGGCCGGCCATCGACCCGTCGACCTGTTACGGCATGCTCGACGGGCTCTTCGCGCAGGCGCTGCTGGCGTGGGCGACCGGACCGGTCGACGCCCGCGCTGACGTCCTCCTCGTCCTGGCGGCCCGGGTCGACCTGCTGCTGCCGTCGCTGCTCGCCTGACGGGGTTCTCCACAGATCGCCCGGTGGGGCTGTCGCGGCGGCCGCCCCGCGGGCGAGGGTCGACCCATGATCATCTCGGGAACGGTCGTCCTCGACGCGGACGGCCAGGCCACCACCAGCCGCGAGCTCCACGCCCGCCTGGCCGACCTCGTCGAGCGTCGGCGCGCGGCCGCCGCGACCGTCGCGGCGCTGCTCGACTCCTGGCGCGGCGCCGCGGCCACCGGCTTCGCCGAGCGGTCGGCGGAGTGGGACGACCACGCCGGAGCCGTGCTCGACGCGCTGGGCGCGTCGCTCGCGGCGATCGACCTCGCGCGGGCCGACCTGCTCGACGCCGACTCGCGCCGCGGCGACGCAGCCGCCGTGCTCGTGGGACGGCTCGGATGACCGCCTTCGACGTCGACCTCGACGAGCTGCGTGCCGCCGTGGCGGCGCTGGGCGGCTGCCAGCGGGAGATCTTCGCGCTCGCCGCCGACGTCGACGCGCTCCAGGTCAGGCTGCAGGGCGGCTGGTCGGGGCTCGCCGCCGACTCCCAGTCGACGACGTACGCCTCGTGGCGCGCCGACTGCGCCGACATGGTGAGCGCGCTCGCGGCACTGCGGGCGGTGGCGTCGGCGGCCGACGAGCACTACGCGGCCGCCGTCTCCGCCAACCTCGAGCTCTGGCGCCAGGTCGCTCCGTGAGGATCAGCGTGGAGTGCGGCGGCTTCGAGCAGGCCTCCGATGCCGCGCGCACCGCCAACCAGGTGGTCGCGCTCGCGACCGACACCCTCACCGGCAGGCTCGCCGGCTGTGCGGCGATGGCCGGCAACGACAGCCCCGGCGCGGACTTCGCCGCGGCCTACGACGCGGGCGCGAGCGAGGCGGTCGCCGCACTGGCCGACCTCGCCCGCGCGTTCATCGGGCTCGGCCGCCTGCTCGCCGCGACCGGCCTCCACCACGCCGAGGCCGAGTCGGCCGCCGCCGGGCAGGTCCTCGGCTCGGTGTCCGCCGGCCTGACGTCCGACGCCTACGTCGCCGTCACGCCGTCCGTCCCGCCCTCCAGCCTCGGCGGGCAGGAGCCGTCCTTCGGGCCGGTCGACCGCTGGATTCTCGACCACGTCGAGGGCTTCGTCTGGCCGAGCGGCGACGTCGACCTGCTCCGCGACGCCGCCACGACCTGGCGCCGCACGGCGGAGTCGGTGGCCGGCCTCGTCGACCACGTCGCCTCCGCCCGTGCGTTCCTCGAGGTGCAGGTCTCCCCCGAGGTGCCGGTGGCCCTCTCCTGCCTGGCCGACGTGCGCTCGCTGGTGCTCGACGTCGCCGCCGAGCTCGCCGCCCTCGGCACGGCCTGCGAGGAGCACGCCGCCGCGATCGAGGCGGTCCACGAGCGGACCCGCGCCCTGCTCCGCGAGGTCGCGTCGATGGCGGTCGAGGGCGTCACGATCTCCGCGCTCGTCGCGGCCCTCAGCGGCCCGCTCGGCGGCAGCCTCGGCATGGGCGCCCTGCTCGCCCGCATCCGCGCAGTCGCACCCCGCTTCCACGCCCTCCTCTCCACGCTCCGCGTCTCGGTCGCCTCGACCGCGGCACGCCTGCGCACCGGGCGGGCGACCCTCGCCGACCTCCGGATCCGGCTCGAGCGGTATGCCCGGGTCGGGGTCCGGGACGAGCGGGGGTCGGCGAGGATCCCGGGCGGTGGATTCGCTCGAGGCCCCGGGCGCCCACGTCCTCACGTCGAGGACGCAAAGCTGGAGAACTACGTCCACCAGCTCTTCAAGGGCACCGAGAACCCCCGGCGGCTGGGGGACGGGACGACCATGGATGCCATCCGTCACGAGCTCGCGGGAGGCGATCTGGTCAACGGGAAGGACCACGTCGGAAAGGGCCGCGAGATACTCCGAGGGCTCGACCGCTGGTTGCGACAGCACTCGGACGCGTCGGGCCCTGACCGAGAAGTGGCGCAGAATCTCGCCGACGAGCTACGGGGGCTACTCGAATGACCGCTGAGACTGACTTCATCGATCGCCTGCGGGCTGTGGCGCCCGAGATCGAACCGGCGCTCCAGGAGCACCTCCGCGACCAGGAGGGCGAGCTGCTCCCGTACGTGTTCTCGTTCGAGATCGCCAAGTGGCTTGACGCGTCGGCATCAGCGGACACCGCACGTGCCGCGACCGTCCTCGCGTGGCTGGAGGACGAGTTCGCCCGGGGCGAGTTCGCCGTCCGGAACCTCATCGACGTCGGCATCATCGAGATGCTGCCGTCGGTCCCAGAAGGCCGGCCGGTGCTGGACCTCCTCCCGCCGGGGCTCAAGGCGCTCGCCGAGGACGGGGGCCTGTTCCTCCCGCGCGAACCGTAGTGGCATGGCACGGCCACCCGAGGCAGCGACACGATCCCGCGAGCTCGACAGCGGCGCGTGGGTCTTGCCCAACCCACCCGGGTACGTCCCTGACCGGCGAGCGCCGGGCCGCATGCAGCGGGCGGTCGCAGACACGCGGACAGAACTCCGCCCGCGTGTCCCCGCCGAGCGTGGACCCGACGCGCCCGAACGACTTCTGTCCGCGCGTCTCCTGGGCAGGCCCACGTACCGACCACCTGCGGGCCGGCGGGGGCAAGCACCCACAGCCGTCGCCCGCGCATCCGACGCAACTCCCGAGCAAGGACACCCCAGTGGCGGCTGACCAGCACAGCACGATCATCGCGATGAGGTGCTTGGTCGAGCAGTACCAGGCGGACGGCACCTCGCTGGCCGACTTCGAGGACCGGTTCCTTTCCCTGCACTCCACCGTGCCGGGCAACCTCCCACATGAACTCGCGGAGGTGGTCGACGAGCTCTTCTGGGCCGTCGAGTCGTACGTGCCGGACCCGGAGCTACGCGACAGCGGCGACACCGGTGACGAGGAGCTGCGCGCGGCCGTCCGTCGTGCCCGGGTTGCGCTGGCCCGTCTCGAGTGAATCCCACGCGGCAAGCGCACGTCGTCCCGATCCCTCTGAGTGACTCATGGAGCAGCTTTTCCCCCTACAGGAGGACTGACATGACAGAGCTGCGGCACCTGATGGCGGCGTACTTCCACCAGGACTGGATGGACGAGTACGACGACTCCTGGGAGCGTGCAGTCGACGACTTCCTCGACAGGTCGCCCGATCGAGCAGCAGCTGCCGCCGGCCAGATCGACGCCCTGCTCGCCGAGGGACTGGACCCCGGGTCGCTCGGCCGCAGGCTCAACGACCTCGGCAACTACCGCCACGCAGGCGACGAGCCCGACGCCTACGCGACATGGCTGCGCTCCGTCGCTATCCGGCTTCGCGAGGCGAGCCCAGCGACGACGACATCGCAGGACCTGGCGAAGCGCCTCACGAGCGAGTTCGCCTCCCTGCGTCCCTTGATGGAGGCGCATCTGGGGGAGCAGGAGAACGAGCTGCTCCCCTATCTGTTGATAGCCGACATCGCCCGGTGGGCGCACGCAACCATGGCGGTCGACCCTCAGCTGGTCGGTGACGTCGTCGACTGGCTGGAGAGGGAGTTCGACGCTGCCGCGCCACCGGAGCAGGACCTCATCGGGCTCGGCTTCGTCGAGACGATCCCGTTCCCACCGGAGGGCGCACCCTTGCTGCTCCGACTCGGCCCCTCGCTCACTCGCGTGGCGAGGGAGATCGGCATCCTGCCCGACGGCGAATGATCGGCGCGATGCGCGCCGACGGACGCCGGGCACCCGCGAACGGAGACCTGAACTGATGACGAGGGACGAATCGATCGACCTGGTCCGCGAGCTCGAGGAGGAGCTCGACCTCGACGGCGTCCTTCCGCTCTACCAGTTCACCTGGTACCAGGACATCGGAAGTCGGCCGGACGAACGCGACGCGATCCTCAGGCTCGCGCAGGACGCGTACGACGAGATGTGCCGACGGCGCCCCGACGCGCGGCTGGGCTGGGTCACCTGGCCGCACCTGTCACCCGACGCCGTGGAGACCTCCGAGGCGGGCACGCGACCTGACTTCCTCCTCGACCCGGACGGCGCCGAGGCTCGCGCACGCATCCAGGTGCTGGTCGTGGACCAGCTGGACCCCTGAGCCACCGCCCGACCGTGGCGGCACACGACATCCGGGAGCGCCGATCGAGTGCCGTCTGCCGCCACCCTCGCCAATCGGATGCCGTCTGCCGCCACCTTGCCGGGCCGACGACGCCATCCACACGCGCGCAAGTCCTGGCCGCGCGCAGCGCGCC
Above is a genomic segment from Nocardioides okcheonensis containing:
- a CDS encoding contact-dependent growth inhibition system immunity protein — its product is MTELRHLMAAYFHQDWMDEYDDSWERAVDDFLDRSPDRAAAAAGQIDALLAEGLDPGSLGRRLNDLGNYRHAGDEPDAYATWLRSVAIRLREASPATTTSQDLAKRLTSEFASLRPLMEAHLGEQENELLPYLLIADIARWAHATMAVDPQLVGDVVDWLEREFDAAAPPEQDLIGLGFVETIPFPPEGAPLLLRLGPSLTRVAREIGILPDGE
- a CDS encoding TetR/AcrR family transcriptional regulator gives rise to the protein MAARSAPVVDAPSAPAEVPPTKHDRRRDELAESALTTLGERGYARTSLRDIAHNSPFSHGVVHYYFASKESLITYCVRFYKRTCVTRYDAIVETSASADELRERFAAKLAETIREEGPRHQLWYDLRNQSMFEPALREVVLEIDGQLEAMIWRVVSRYAELAGRRPAIDPSTCYGMLDGLFAQALLAWATGPVDARADVLLVLAARVDLLLPSLLA
- a CDS encoding GntP family permease; its protein translation is MTPVHGSGTLLLIAAVAVAALLVLIIALRMHAFVALVLISLATAVVAGVPVADVPTVAIAAFGSTLGSVALLVGLGVMIGRILEVTGGAQVLADTLVSRFGEKRAPLALGVAALLFGLPIFFDAGLVVFLPIIFSVAKRFGGSVLMYALPAAGAFAAMHAIVPPHPGPVTAATEIGASIGLTLLVGVVAAVVAWFVGVYAVTLGALGKVHVPIDDSVLTGGREADAENRPSFGHVLGILLLPLVLIGANTVLTTLRANGSIDAEGGLVDTFVFIGQTPVALLIALLVATYTLAVRHHSRTEVETLLNDALGPICAIILITGAGGMFGGVLRYSGIGDALSDSLADLGLPLVVSAFVIATILRVAQGSATVALTTTAGLISAGVADADPSSLQLVALVLAIAAGATVLSHVNDSGFWLVSRFFGMDVTTTLKTWTVLETTLGLSIFVLALGVWAVG
- a CDS encoding colicin immunity domain-containing protein, with product MRCLVEQYQADGTSLADFEDRFLSLHSTVPGNLPHELAEVVDELFWAVESYVPDPELRDSGDTGDEELRAAVRRARVALARLE
- a CDS encoding TspO/MBR family protein gives rise to the protein MSTRDVALPPARTWWTVVPFLVAVTAVAGIGGLAAGGSQATYRALDLPPYAPPSWLFGPVWSVLYLMIGVAGWLLWRAGGWDRVMWLWTAQLLLNLAWTPLFFAADLYTVALVEILFLAASVALLIAWSWRRSRVAAWLLVPYLAWVCFATALNAGIVVLN
- a CDS encoding bifunctional NAD(P)/FAD-dependent oxidoreductase/class I SAM-dependent methyltransferase, whose translation is MTENPTYDVVVIGGGAAGLSGAMALGRSRRSVLVVDAGEPRNAPAAHAHNYLGREGVSPLELLRIGRDEVAQYGVEVLSDRVVGLSGEAGDFLVTTAGGRRVTARRILVAGGVVDDLPDVPGLAGRWGRDVLHCPYCHGWEVRDRRIAVLATTPMAGHQGLLFRQLSDDVVMVVHDGVELPDDEAEKMGAIGVRLVHGTPQEVVVDGDDLVGLRLADGSVLERDAIVVASQVHARADYLAPLGIDPVPFEMNGTTFGSVLAVEPNGATSVPGVFAAGNITDVSMILVASAAHGTRVGAWINAELAGEDAAAAVAERRASMFERPAWEERYSGDRVWSGRVNVQLAAEAADLEPGRALDVGCGEGGDALWLARRGWQVTASDFAEAALERVAAHAEEAGVGTRVETRLLDVRTFEPDGETWDLVTAHFVHLPDGGMVDVVRRLAGAVAPGGTLLVVGHAPSDLHSGLRHGHVSFMHTADQLLPALDDDWEVEVCESRPRTQAHPETGEEIEIVDATLRARRKG
- a CDS encoding SDR family NAD(P)-dependent oxidoreductase → MSGIDLTGRVALVTGGAQGLGEGMARALAAAGARVMVADVNEAGAEVASSLGDGHAFARLDVTDDAGWEATTADCVARLGGLDVLVNNAGVEISSLITEVRTEDIRTMLDVNVLGTALGLKHGLRTMRPGGAAGKGGSIINIASVAATIAFPAIAIYSGTKSAVDRMTRVAAMESGKLGYGVRVNCIYPGLVPTAMGAGLANDMAELGLYASPEEAVGAVVELTPSGRLGEVEDMADAVAFLASDQSRFVNGAGLPVDGGMGM
- a CDS encoding DUF7674 family protein gives rise to the protein MTAETDFIDRLRAVAPEIEPALQEHLRDQEGELLPYVFSFEIAKWLDASASADTARAATVLAWLEDEFARGEFAVRNLIDVGIIEMLPSVPEGRPVLDLLPPGLKALAEDGGLFLPREP
- a CDS encoding gluconokinase, whose amino-acid sequence is MTTHHLVFMGVSGSGKSTVARAVQERLGWDFAEGDDFHPPANVAKMAAGTPLTDVDRWGWLESLADWTAERDARDEPTIITCSALRVAYRDVLRRGGDGTFFVHCTGDKHLVLQRMNARDHFMPPSLLESQLDTLEPLRADEHGMDVDPALPVDRLAAMVLARLDLS
- a CDS encoding acyl-CoA synthetase, producing the protein MRLHDYLDKGASLGPDRPCLTTDGASTSYAEVVASSYALAAALLARGLGEGGRVAIVSANDPVAFTCVFGISRAGGVWCPVNPRNEAAENRELLALFGAEVVLYQSGYAPLVAAIRDDLPDVHTWVCLDGPDGGSLTFDELLAAGADREVPALPLRPGPDELAMLVGTGGTTGRPKGVMLTPTNLETMTALTLLGYPFDGRPVYLALAPLTHAAGVLCFPVLSLGGEVVIMRAPDVGRFLRLVEEHGVTHTFLPPTLVYMVLAHPDLDATDLTSLQCFWYGAAPMSAARLEEALTRIGPVMAQLFGQTEAPMMISVMPPADHFRADGSVATERLSSAGRPSPLVQVAILDEQDQPVAAGERGEICARSSLVMAGYWRDPATTATTLRNGWLHTGDIGFLDDDGFLHIVDRAKDMIISGGFNVYSTEVEQAVLAHEAVQDCAVVGLPDEKWGERVVAVVQAQPGASLDAAALTGFVKERIGSVKAPKEVHVWADLPRSKVGKVLKTEIKAVLAGRDHPDGGGGGAT
- a CDS encoding WXG100 family type VII secretion target translates to MIISGTVVLDADGQATTSRELHARLADLVERRRAAAATVAALLDSWRGAAATGFAERSAEWDDHAGAVLDALGASLAAIDLARADLLDADSRRGDAAAVLVGRLG
- a CDS encoding WXG100 family type VII secretion target, whose translation is MTAFDVDLDELRAAVAALGGCQREIFALAADVDALQVRLQGGWSGLAADSQSTTYASWRADCADMVSALAALRAVASAADEHYAAAVSANLELWRQVAP